From Aquila chrysaetos chrysaetos chromosome 3, bAquChr1.4, whole genome shotgun sequence, the proteins below share one genomic window:
- the WIPF3 gene encoding WAS/WASL-interacting protein family member 3 isoform X2: MPVPPPPPPPPPPPPPPPSGGPPPPPPLASSEVPKLRKEDQKARNALLADIQQGTRLRKVTQINDRSAPQIEKPKGTNRDGVNPAINKGGSQQPLGGLFAGGFPVLRPAGQRDMPAGRPGQLPGVRAAAPKTSVPPTSSAAKASSNPPHPAEGPRAAVPPEPPSTSRAAAAAAAGPGRPSLPAPPPPPPASSKPSLTFPPPPALPPPAERPPRGVSPSAAPPPPLPPPQADKPTKFQAGAPHPPPPPPPPPPPPLPPSLPPVPPCGFPGRTTDFSAAASSPSEGRDCPPPAPPPPPPHAHSLAANRLSFPPSPAFSSAASSADVPPPLPPKSPHLLSQFHKPSSIQSLPLPPTPGLPQPAAVAETRKKRPGRGAGTGAGKLVTPPQPPARSPTTELTSKSGVSAWATAHDLYPPLKNGNMHIIDDFESKFTFHSVEDFPPPDEFKPFQKIYPSKIPRDPSKNPPLRTHVR, encoded by the exons GCAAGTTCAGAGGTACCAAAATTGCGAAAGGAAGACCAAAAAGCACGAAACGCACTCTTAGCTGATATACAGCAGGGAACTCGTTTAAGGAAGGTGACTCAAATCAATGACCGCAGTGCGCCACAGATTGAAA aacCCAAGGGAACTAACAGAGATGGAGTTAATCCAGCCATTAATAAAGGCGGCTCTCAGCAGCCTCTGGGAGGCTTATTTGCTGGTGGCTTTCCTGTTCTCAGACCAGCAGGCCAGAGGGACATGCCAG CTGGGAGGCCTGGGCAGCTTCCTGGAGTCCGAGCAGCGGCTCCCAAGACCTCCGTCCCACCGACCAGCAGCGCTGCGAAGGCGAGCAGTAACCCCCCGCACCCAGCCGAAGGCCCCAGGGCGGCGGTCCCACCAGAGCCTCCCAGCACCTCCCGagccgcagccgcagccgcagccGGCCCGGGGCGGCCCAGCCTGCCCGCCCCGCCTCCACCGCCTCCCGCTTCCAGCAAACCTTCCCtcaccttccctcctccccccgctcTCCCGCCTCCGGCCGAGCGCCCTCCCAGGGGGGTGTCCCCCAGCGCTGCTCCTCCGcccccgctccctcctcctcaggctGACAAGCCCACCAAGTTCCAAGCAGGCGCTCCGcacccgcccccgccgccccctcctcctcctcctcctcctctccccccctccctgccccccgtCCCCCCCTGCGGGTTTCCAGGCAGGACAACCGACTTCTCCGCCGCAGCCTCCTCTCCGTCGGAGGGAAGGGATTGCCCACCTCCCGcaccgccgcccccgccgccacACGCGCACTCCCTGGCCGCGAACAGGCTCTCCTTTCCACCCTCCCCGGCCTTCAGCAGCGCCGCCAGCAGTGCTGACGTgccccccccgctgccccccaaGTCTCCCCACCTGCTGTCGCAGTTCCACAAGCCAAGCAGCATCCAGTCGCTGccgctccctcccacccccggCCTCCCGCAGCCCGCAGCGGTGGCGGAGACCAGGAAGAAGAGACCCGGCCGAGGCGCAG GAACCGGTGCTGGGAAGCTAGTCACACCTCCACAGCCACCAGCAAGATCACCAACAACTGAACTCACAAGCAAGTCCGGAGTCTCAGCCTGGGCTACAGCTCATGACCTCTACCCACcacttaaaaatggaaatatgcaCATCATTG ATGACTTTGAATCTAAATTTACTTTCCATTCTGTGGAAGATTTCCCCCCACCTGATGAATTCAagccatttcagaaaatatatccCAGCAAGATACCTAGAG ATCCCTCTAAAAATCCTCCATTAAGAACACATGTGAGATGA
- the WIPF3 gene encoding WAS/WASL-interacting protein family member 3 isoform X1 has product MPVPPPPPPPPPPPPPPPSGGPPPPPPLASSEVPKLRKEDQKARNALLADIQQGTRLRKVTQINDRSAPQIEKPKGTNRDGVNPAINKGGSQQPLGGLFAGGFPVLRPAGQRDMPAGRPGQLPGVRAAAPKTSVPPTSSAAKASSNPPHPAEGPRAAVPPEPPSTSRAAAAAAAGPGRPSLPAPPPPPPASSKPSLTFPPPPALPPPAERPPRGVSPSAAPPPPLPPPQADKPTKFQAGAPHPPPPPPPPPPPPLPPSLPPVPPCGFPGRTTDFSAAASSPSEGRDCPPPAPPPPPPHAHSLAANRLSFPPSPAFSSAASSADVPPPLPPKSPHLLSQFHKPSSIQSLPLPPTPGLPQPAAVAETRKKRPGRGAGTGAGKLVTPPQPPARSPTTELTSKSGVSAWATAHDLYPPLKNGNMHIIDDFESKFTFHSVEDFPPPDEFKPFQKIYPSKIPRGKCINMRRSDNYPTGLKTGSENKEQKPALT; this is encoded by the exons GCAAGTTCAGAGGTACCAAAATTGCGAAAGGAAGACCAAAAAGCACGAAACGCACTCTTAGCTGATATACAGCAGGGAACTCGTTTAAGGAAGGTGACTCAAATCAATGACCGCAGTGCGCCACAGATTGAAA aacCCAAGGGAACTAACAGAGATGGAGTTAATCCAGCCATTAATAAAGGCGGCTCTCAGCAGCCTCTGGGAGGCTTATTTGCTGGTGGCTTTCCTGTTCTCAGACCAGCAGGCCAGAGGGACATGCCAG CTGGGAGGCCTGGGCAGCTTCCTGGAGTCCGAGCAGCGGCTCCCAAGACCTCCGTCCCACCGACCAGCAGCGCTGCGAAGGCGAGCAGTAACCCCCCGCACCCAGCCGAAGGCCCCAGGGCGGCGGTCCCACCAGAGCCTCCCAGCACCTCCCGagccgcagccgcagccgcagccGGCCCGGGGCGGCCCAGCCTGCCCGCCCCGCCTCCACCGCCTCCCGCTTCCAGCAAACCTTCCCtcaccttccctcctccccccgctcTCCCGCCTCCGGCCGAGCGCCCTCCCAGGGGGGTGTCCCCCAGCGCTGCTCCTCCGcccccgctccctcctcctcaggctGACAAGCCCACCAAGTTCCAAGCAGGCGCTCCGcacccgcccccgccgccccctcctcctcctcctcctcctctccccccctccctgccccccgtCCCCCCCTGCGGGTTTCCAGGCAGGACAACCGACTTCTCCGCCGCAGCCTCCTCTCCGTCGGAGGGAAGGGATTGCCCACCTCCCGcaccgccgcccccgccgccacACGCGCACTCCCTGGCCGCGAACAGGCTCTCCTTTCCACCCTCCCCGGCCTTCAGCAGCGCCGCCAGCAGTGCTGACGTgccccccccgctgccccccaaGTCTCCCCACCTGCTGTCGCAGTTCCACAAGCCAAGCAGCATCCAGTCGCTGccgctccctcccacccccggCCTCCCGCAGCCCGCAGCGGTGGCGGAGACCAGGAAGAAGAGACCCGGCCGAGGCGCAG GAACCGGTGCTGGGAAGCTAGTCACACCTCCACAGCCACCAGCAAGATCACCAACAACTGAACTCACAAGCAAGTCCGGAGTCTCAGCCTGGGCTACAGCTCATGACCTCTACCCACcacttaaaaatggaaatatgcaCATCATTG ATGACTTTGAATCTAAATTTACTTTCCATTCTGTGGAAGATTTCCCCCCACCTGATGAATTCAagccatttcagaaaatatatccCAGCAAGATACCTAGAGGTAAGTGTATAAACATGAGAAGATCTGATAATTACCCAACAGGATTAAAAACAGGGagtgaaaataaagaacagaaaccaGCATTAACGTGA
- the WIPF3 gene encoding WAS/WASL-interacting protein family member 3 isoform X3: MVFPFFTASSEVPKLRKEDQKARNALLADIQQGTRLRKVTQINDRSAPQIEKPKGTNRDGVNPAINKGGSQQPLGGLFAGGFPVLRPAGQRDMPAGRPGQLPGVRAAAPKTSVPPTSSAAKASSNPPHPAEGPRAAVPPEPPSTSRAAAAAAAGPGRPSLPAPPPPPPASSKPSLTFPPPPALPPPAERPPRGVSPSAAPPPPLPPPQADKPTKFQAGAPHPPPPPPPPPPPPLPPSLPPVPPCGFPGRTTDFSAAASSPSEGRDCPPPAPPPPPPHAHSLAANRLSFPPSPAFSSAASSADVPPPLPPKSPHLLSQFHKPSSIQSLPLPPTPGLPQPAAVAETRKKRPGRGAGTGAGKLVTPPQPPARSPTTELTSKSGVSAWATAHDLYPPLKNGNMHIIDDFESKFTFHSVEDFPPPDEFKPFQKIYPSKIPRGKCINMRRSDNYPTGLKTGSENKEQKPALT; the protein is encoded by the exons Atggtatttccatttttcaca GCAAGTTCAGAGGTACCAAAATTGCGAAAGGAAGACCAAAAAGCACGAAACGCACTCTTAGCTGATATACAGCAGGGAACTCGTTTAAGGAAGGTGACTCAAATCAATGACCGCAGTGCGCCACAGATTGAAA aacCCAAGGGAACTAACAGAGATGGAGTTAATCCAGCCATTAATAAAGGCGGCTCTCAGCAGCCTCTGGGAGGCTTATTTGCTGGTGGCTTTCCTGTTCTCAGACCAGCAGGCCAGAGGGACATGCCAG CTGGGAGGCCTGGGCAGCTTCCTGGAGTCCGAGCAGCGGCTCCCAAGACCTCCGTCCCACCGACCAGCAGCGCTGCGAAGGCGAGCAGTAACCCCCCGCACCCAGCCGAAGGCCCCAGGGCGGCGGTCCCACCAGAGCCTCCCAGCACCTCCCGagccgcagccgcagccgcagccGGCCCGGGGCGGCCCAGCCTGCCCGCCCCGCCTCCACCGCCTCCCGCTTCCAGCAAACCTTCCCtcaccttccctcctccccccgctcTCCCGCCTCCGGCCGAGCGCCCTCCCAGGGGGGTGTCCCCCAGCGCTGCTCCTCCGcccccgctccctcctcctcaggctGACAAGCCCACCAAGTTCCAAGCAGGCGCTCCGcacccgcccccgccgccccctcctcctcctcctcctcctctccccccctccctgccccccgtCCCCCCCTGCGGGTTTCCAGGCAGGACAACCGACTTCTCCGCCGCAGCCTCCTCTCCGTCGGAGGGAAGGGATTGCCCACCTCCCGcaccgccgcccccgccgccacACGCGCACTCCCTGGCCGCGAACAGGCTCTCCTTTCCACCCTCCCCGGCCTTCAGCAGCGCCGCCAGCAGTGCTGACGTgccccccccgctgccccccaaGTCTCCCCACCTGCTGTCGCAGTTCCACAAGCCAAGCAGCATCCAGTCGCTGccgctccctcccacccccggCCTCCCGCAGCCCGCAGCGGTGGCGGAGACCAGGAAGAAGAGACCCGGCCGAGGCGCAG GAACCGGTGCTGGGAAGCTAGTCACACCTCCACAGCCACCAGCAAGATCACCAACAACTGAACTCACAAGCAAGTCCGGAGTCTCAGCCTGGGCTACAGCTCATGACCTCTACCCACcacttaaaaatggaaatatgcaCATCATTG ATGACTTTGAATCTAAATTTACTTTCCATTCTGTGGAAGATTTCCCCCCACCTGATGAATTCAagccatttcagaaaatatatccCAGCAAGATACCTAGAGGTAAGTGTATAAACATGAGAAGATCTGATAATTACCCAACAGGATTAAAAACAGGGagtgaaaataaagaacagaaaccaGCATTAACGTGA